From a region of the Actinopolymorpha singaporensis genome:
- a CDS encoding DUF5722 domain-containing protein, translating into MRHRSLLTLASVLAGLLAVTTGMSTAAVASPAVTVPGNASASADANADGIAAVSAQETTVEVSGRATEAGDQVSIYALGAEADAADYTGGELVARTSAGAGGAFDASFPRTDQAGHDRLYDQYVAVVGSGAEAKVVGGPRYVDRLDFAPARDFDYPKAASKKGLQVEMTDDAEELGVQHAGINVAFNELMRNGPGDDPSKVVSFESGGRTFYFDADAVARLDGQIKPLSDNGILVNLILILYRSGDPNSAWPVLHDPDATVGSGTVYAFNTRTAEGVAYFTAAMEFLADRYTRADQAHGRAVGYIVGNEVDAQWVWANSGDKPLGEFLTTYARAVRIAWQATQKFWAGARTYISLTHCWTTVCGDNPDPANPTRFYAGKDVIDQLNALTKRTGDVGWNVAYHPYPQDLFDPAFWNDQAATPGFDTQQITFKNIEVLPDYLAQDDLTYAGSKRRIILSEQGCNTPGDTADAERLQAACYAYAYYKIRFLDGIDAFILHRHVDHQQEGGLRLGLWTWDDQRSEAAMPGRHKLSYDVFTGIDTARSLEVTDFAKAVIGIRDWADVIPGFDPGKLAERTPPTQVGTRNGARPVRPDVLADFETGLDGWRVSDNAATVQTVAGGYHGRRALRVRFDAAALPAWSRDAKTWKGADVVLPKPVNADATPRLSLAVRVPKPAAGEFKPGNAFYAKVRAYAGDGQVAYGLARLDPDRGWNVLSLDLSGWQPRSQLARVKVWVRGSTDDDWRGSFDLDYVALSGEVAPAGAVPNIDVSATLAEHHPVGSKLSVTVTNNDVRPLAGKLALQPCGGVSVTPETLDVGGIGTGAGETFDTTVTAFDPADPDHPVICAAYEGLVLPVEFTVPPATPTSLFTFDDGVQGWVAGENVTSVARVGSFANGPGSPHGGSGALEATGAAAPASARRTVAVDLTSPLDLSGAKSVVAWVDSYGGAPGATGYEATLTVVSGSERRSTTVSTFTPDRWNELRVDVGDWAQRNKVTRLEVGFRAIGSDTPWSARFQVDDVAYLD; encoded by the coding sequence TTGCGTCACCGAAGCCTGCTCACGCTCGCGTCCGTGCTCGCCGGACTCCTCGCGGTCACCACGGGTATGTCGACGGCTGCGGTCGCATCGCCCGCTGTCACCGTGCCGGGGAACGCGTCCGCGAGTGCCGACGCGAACGCGGACGGCATCGCGGCGGTGTCGGCGCAGGAGACGACGGTGGAGGTCAGCGGAAGGGCGACCGAGGCGGGCGACCAGGTGTCGATCTACGCCCTCGGCGCCGAGGCGGACGCGGCCGACTACACCGGCGGTGAGTTGGTGGCGCGGACGTCCGCGGGAGCCGGTGGTGCGTTCGACGCATCGTTCCCCCGAACCGACCAGGCGGGGCACGACCGGCTGTACGACCAGTACGTCGCGGTGGTCGGTTCTGGCGCGGAGGCGAAAGTCGTGGGCGGCCCGAGGTACGTCGACCGGCTCGACTTCGCTCCCGCACGTGACTTCGACTATCCGAAGGCGGCCAGCAAGAAGGGCCTGCAGGTGGAGATGACCGACGACGCGGAGGAGCTCGGCGTCCAGCACGCCGGGATCAACGTGGCGTTCAACGAACTGATGCGCAACGGGCCGGGCGACGACCCCTCGAAGGTGGTGTCGTTCGAGTCCGGCGGCCGGACCTTCTACTTCGACGCGGACGCGGTCGCCCGCCTCGACGGGCAGATCAAACCGCTGTCGGACAACGGCATCCTCGTCAACCTCATCCTGATCCTCTACCGGAGCGGCGACCCGAACTCCGCCTGGCCGGTTCTGCACGACCCGGACGCGACGGTGGGCTCCGGCACGGTCTACGCATTCAACACCCGGACGGCGGAGGGGGTGGCGTACTTCACCGCGGCCATGGAGTTCCTCGCCGACCGTTACACCCGCGCGGACCAGGCGCACGGACGAGCCGTCGGCTACATCGTCGGGAACGAGGTCGACGCGCAGTGGGTGTGGGCGAACTCCGGTGACAAGCCGTTGGGCGAGTTCCTCACCACCTACGCCCGGGCGGTGCGAATCGCCTGGCAGGCGACGCAGAAGTTCTGGGCCGGCGCCCGCACCTACATCTCGCTCACCCACTGCTGGACCACTGTGTGCGGGGACAATCCCGACCCTGCCAACCCGACGAGGTTCTACGCGGGCAAGGACGTGATCGACCAGTTGAACGCGCTCACCAAGCGCACCGGTGACGTCGGCTGGAACGTGGCCTACCACCCGTATCCGCAGGACCTGTTCGACCCGGCGTTCTGGAACGACCAGGCGGCGACGCCCGGCTTCGACACGCAGCAGATCACGTTCAAGAACATCGAGGTGCTGCCGGACTACCTCGCCCAGGACGACCTGACCTATGCGGGTTCGAAGCGGCGGATCATCCTGTCCGAGCAGGGCTGCAACACCCCCGGCGACACAGCAGACGCCGAACGCCTGCAGGCCGCCTGTTATGCGTACGCCTACTACAAGATCCGCTTCCTGGACGGCATCGACGCGTTCATACTCCACCGGCATGTCGACCACCAGCAGGAGGGCGGGCTTCGGCTGGGCCTGTGGACCTGGGACGACCAGCGGTCCGAAGCGGCGATGCCGGGTCGGCACAAGCTCAGCTACGACGTGTTCACCGGCATCGACACCGCGCGGTCACTGGAGGTCACCGACTTCGCGAAGGCCGTGATCGGAATTCGCGACTGGGCAGACGTCATCCCCGGCTTCGATCCGGGCAAGCTCGCCGAGCGAACACCGCCCACCCAGGTCGGTACCAGGAACGGAGCAAGGCCGGTACGGCCAGACGTCCTCGCCGACTTCGAGACGGGTCTCGACGGCTGGCGGGTCTCCGACAACGCGGCAACTGTACAGACGGTGGCCGGCGGCTACCACGGCCGGCGGGCGCTGCGGGTGCGGTTCGACGCCGCAGCCCTGCCGGCCTGGTCTCGCGATGCCAAGACGTGGAAGGGCGCGGACGTGGTACTCCCCAAGCCGGTGAACGCGGACGCGACGCCGCGGCTGAGTCTCGCCGTGCGGGTGCCGAAGCCGGCGGCGGGGGAGTTCAAGCCCGGCAACGCCTTCTACGCCAAGGTTCGTGCGTACGCGGGCGACGGGCAGGTGGCGTACGGGCTGGCCAGGCTGGATCCCGATCGGGGCTGGAACGTTCTGTCCCTGGACCTGTCCGGTTGGCAGCCGAGATCCCAGCTCGCCCGGGTGAAGGTCTGGGTACGCGGATCCACCGACGACGACTGGCGCGGCAGCTTCGACCTGGACTACGTCGCGTTGTCCGGCGAGGTCGCGCCGGCAGGGGCGGTCCCGAACATCGACGTCTCGGCGACGCTCGCCGAGCACCACCCTGTCGGGTCGAAGCTGTCGGTGACGGTGACCAACAACGATGTACGGCCGCTGGCAGGCAAGCTGGCCTTGCAGCCCTGTGGCGGTGTGTCGGTCACGCCGGAAACGCTGGACGTCGGCGGCATCGGGACCGGCGCAGGCGAGACGTTCGACACCACCGTGACGGCTTTCGACCCGGCCGACCCCGACCACCCGGTGATCTGCGCGGCGTACGAGGGACTGGTGCTTCCGGTGGAGTTCACGGTGCCACCTGCCACGCCCACGTCGCTGTTCACCTTCGACGACGGTGTTCAAGGCTGGGTCGCGGGGGAGAACGTCACGTCGGTGGCTCGCGTGGGCAGCTTCGCCAACGGGCCCGGGTCTCCACACGGTGGATCCGGTGCGCTGGAAGCAACCGGAGCTGCGGCGCCGGCCTCGGCACGCAGAACCGTCGCCGTCGACCTGACCTCCCCGCTGGACCTGTCCGGCGCGAAGAGCGTCGTCGCCTGGGTGGACTCCTACGGGGGTGCGCCCGGAGCGACCGGCTACGAGGCGACGCTGACTGTGGTCAGCGGGTCCGAACGCCGGTCGACGACAGTGAGCACCTTCACACCGGACAGGTGGAACGAACTTCGGGTCGACGTCGGCGACTGGGCCCAGCGCAACAAGGTGACCAGGCTCGAGGTCGGCTTCCGGGCGATCGGGTCGGACACGCCCTGGAGCGCGAGGTTCCAGGTCGACGACGTCGCCTACCTCGACTGA
- a CDS encoding DUF2891 domain-containing protein: MIEERQEWRELLEADAAGYARVAMDNIDREFPYAVPHTMQEPGDFPHRPRAQHPVFYGSYDWHSCVEMYWLLVRLLATAGRGVPVGALPEAEIRSLLDSHLSADGLAAEAAFMVDRVGGRRERPYGWGWALRLAHELASWDDPDARRWSQRFTPLAETLTGNFLRWLPNATYPVRYGIHSNSAFAVSLSLPYARMRAVDGAPDLLDALVTATHRWFGDDRDYPGAWEPSGSDFLSPALTEAELMAQLMPAEEFPNWLERFLPGLADASPAALFTPAVVSDDSDGQIAHLHGLNASRAWCWRRIAESLPGDDPRVDAALTAMRRHADVALPHVAGSDYMVEHWLAAYAVLLLT, translated from the coding sequence GTGATCGAGGAGCGGCAGGAGTGGCGGGAACTGCTGGAGGCGGACGCCGCCGGCTACGCACGGGTGGCGATGGACAACATCGACCGCGAGTTCCCGTACGCCGTCCCGCACACGATGCAGGAGCCGGGTGACTTCCCCCACCGGCCGCGAGCACAGCACCCGGTCTTCTACGGCAGCTACGACTGGCACTCGTGCGTGGAGATGTACTGGCTGCTGGTGCGCCTGCTCGCAACGGCCGGCCGCGGCGTCCCCGTCGGCGCGCTACCGGAGGCGGAGATCCGGTCCCTCCTCGACAGCCACCTCAGCGCCGACGGCCTGGCCGCCGAGGCCGCGTTCATGGTCGACCGGGTCGGAGGTCGCCGCGAGCGCCCCTACGGGTGGGGGTGGGCACTCCGCCTTGCTCACGAGCTCGCGAGCTGGGACGACCCGGACGCCCGGCGGTGGTCACAACGGTTCACACCGTTGGCCGAAACCCTGACCGGGAACTTCCTCCGGTGGCTACCCAACGCGACCTATCCGGTGCGGTACGGCATCCACTCGAACAGCGCCTTCGCCGTGTCCCTGTCACTTCCGTACGCCCGGATGCGTGCCGTTGACGGCGCCCCTGACCTGCTGGACGCACTCGTAACGGCCACGCACCGGTGGTTCGGCGACGACCGCGACTACCCCGGCGCGTGGGAGCCATCCGGCAGCGACTTCCTGTCACCGGCGCTGACCGAGGCCGAACTCATGGCCCAGCTGATGCCGGCGGAGGAGTTTCCGAACTGGCTCGAACGGTTCCTGCCCGGACTCGCCGACGCAAGCCCGGCGGCCCTGTTCACCCCTGCGGTCGTGTCGGACGACAGCGACGGCCAGATCGCGCACCTGCACGGCCTGAACGCGAGCCGCGCGTGGTGCTGGCGCCGGATCGCCGAGTCCCTTCCCGGGGACGACCCTCGGGTGGACGCCGCTCTCACGGCGATGCGGCGTCATGCCGACGTCGCGTTGCCGCATGTCGCGGGGAGCGACTACATGGTCGAGCACTGGCTCGCGGCCTATGCCGTCCTCCTGCTCACCTGA
- a CDS encoding Gfo/Idh/MocA family protein has translation MSRTPAGRRTRYALCGLSNRGLSLFALPLLGLDATGTRPAEHADPAEPAGPSELSELPEHGELVAILDVDADRVRAFGDLTSTDVPFYAPAEFDRMVDEVGPDVVLVTSPDATHAVYAIAALRRDRDVITEKPMAATCAQVREMLAAERASRGSIRVAHNLRYTERNRQLKRMLLDGAVGRVTSVELTWSVDTYHGSSYFHRWNRERRISGGLSIHKACHHFDMVNWLVGDVPEQVFAYGALNYYGPGSPHRPETGEGDDPRRDCPYHQRWLADGDVPEDDHLKPRTGLGGLPYTVQYPPGTRNWIYDEAIDIEDTYSAVVRYRSGASLSYSVLFSGAWEGYRLAINGTHGRLEACSVDFRDGKGETPESGQIVHHPMFGQARRHDIAGGEGGHGGADPLIRRDLLLGPSQESLDLRIPADSREGALAVAMGEAVWRSVADNRPYSIDELLDHSAPT, from the coding sequence ATGAGCCGCACACCGGCGGGACGGCGTACCCGATATGCGCTCTGCGGACTGTCCAACCGCGGACTGTCGCTGTTCGCGCTACCCCTGCTCGGTCTGGACGCCACGGGTACGCGGCCCGCCGAGCACGCCGACCCGGCCGAGCCGGCTGGGCCGTCCGAGCTGTCGGAACTGCCCGAACACGGCGAGCTGGTGGCGATCCTCGACGTGGACGCCGACCGCGTACGCGCGTTCGGCGACCTGACCTCCACCGACGTCCCGTTCTACGCTCCGGCCGAGTTCGACCGGATGGTGGACGAGGTGGGCCCGGACGTCGTGCTCGTCACCTCCCCCGACGCCACCCACGCCGTCTACGCGATCGCCGCGCTGCGCCGCGACCGCGACGTCATCACCGAGAAGCCGATGGCGGCCACCTGTGCGCAGGTTCGCGAGATGCTCGCCGCCGAACGCGCCAGCCGCGGATCGATCAGGGTGGCGCACAACCTGCGTTACACCGAACGCAACCGTCAGCTGAAGCGGATGCTGCTCGACGGTGCCGTGGGCAGGGTGACCAGCGTCGAGCTGACCTGGAGCGTGGACACCTACCACGGTTCGAGCTACTTCCACCGGTGGAACCGCGAACGCCGGATCTCTGGTGGGCTGTCGATCCACAAGGCCTGCCACCACTTCGACATGGTCAACTGGCTGGTCGGCGACGTGCCGGAGCAGGTGTTCGCCTACGGCGCGCTCAACTACTACGGGCCCGGCAGCCCGCACCGTCCGGAGACGGGCGAGGGCGACGACCCGCGCCGGGACTGTCCGTACCACCAACGCTGGCTGGCAGACGGCGACGTGCCCGAGGACGACCACCTGAAGCCGCGCACCGGCCTGGGCGGCCTTCCGTACACCGTGCAGTACCCACCCGGCACGCGGAACTGGATCTACGACGAGGCCATCGACATCGAGGACACCTATTCCGCGGTCGTTCGCTACCGCTCGGGTGCGAGCCTGAGCTACTCGGTGCTGTTCTCCGGCGCCTGGGAGGGTTACCGGCTGGCGATCAACGGCACGCACGGGCGGCTGGAGGCGTGCAGCGTGGACTTCCGTGACGGGAAGGGCGAAACGCCGGAGTCCGGGCAGATCGTGCACCACCCGATGTTCGGGCAGGCGCGGCGTCACGACATCGCCGGTGGCGAGGGTGGGCACGGCGGGGCGGACCCGCTGATCCGGCGGGACCTGCTGCTCGGCCCGTCGCAGGAGTCGCTGGACCTGCGCATACCGGCCGACAGCCGCGAGGGTGCGCTGGCGGTGGCGATGGGCGAGGCGGTCTGGCGTTCGGTGGCCGACAACCGTCCGTACTCCATCGACGAGCTACTGGACCACAGCGCACCGACGTAG
- a CDS encoding alpha/beta hydrolase family protein: MPHGSGKPGNTSPYEMFRTLADHNHPKHGYRPGEDVAAWRARALPDVLATLGLPPAAPSERRADLVAEWQDGTVLTQRWLLSVSEDLDAYAYVNRPADLAPGERRPALLCWHGHSAGGKEVIMGNASSPEYRDADLDTHTSYGRRMAEDGFVTFGIDWMGYGDQDDRRKPHHHDVAGNRDWCNLYYLQATMLGMTPLGINLAHGRSLVDHAVTLPFVDADRLGVMGLSGGGTMTLWSALTDERLRAAEIICYSDLFAVFGFRDLNYCGSQITPGLFTLVDLPDLQGLLAPRPLLVDVGAYDECFRLESAMACHERVREIYRAADAGDHLELDLFPGGHGWGGNRSVAFFSRHLGLGR; the protein is encoded by the coding sequence ATGCCACACGGATCAGGCAAGCCAGGCAACACCAGCCCGTACGAGATGTTCCGCACCCTCGCCGACCACAACCACCCGAAACACGGCTACCGGCCGGGAGAGGACGTCGCCGCCTGGCGGGCACGCGCCCTGCCGGACGTGCTGGCCACGCTCGGCCTCCCGCCCGCCGCGCCGTCCGAGCGGCGTGCGGACCTGGTGGCGGAGTGGCAGGACGGCACGGTGCTCACCCAGCGCTGGCTGCTGTCGGTGAGCGAGGACCTCGACGCCTACGCCTACGTCAACCGGCCGGCCGACCTGGCGCCGGGTGAACGACGTCCGGCGCTGCTGTGCTGGCACGGCCACTCCGCGGGTGGCAAGGAGGTCATCATGGGAAACGCCTCCTCCCCCGAGTACCGCGACGCCGACCTGGACACCCACACCTCCTACGGCCGCCGGATGGCCGAGGACGGGTTCGTCACCTTCGGAATCGACTGGATGGGGTACGGCGACCAGGACGACCGCCGCAAACCGCACCACCACGACGTGGCCGGCAACCGGGACTGGTGCAACCTCTACTACCTGCAGGCGACGATGCTCGGCATGACTCCGCTCGGCATCAACCTCGCCCACGGGCGGAGCCTGGTCGACCACGCGGTCACCCTGCCGTTCGTGGATGCCGACCGGCTGGGCGTGATGGGCCTGTCCGGCGGCGGCACGATGACGTTGTGGAGCGCGCTCACCGACGAGCGGCTGCGCGCGGCCGAGATCATCTGCTACAGCGACCTGTTCGCCGTCTTCGGGTTCCGCGACCTCAACTACTGCGGCTCCCAGATCACCCCCGGCCTGTTCACCCTGGTCGACCTGCCGGACCTGCAAGGGCTGCTTGCGCCGCGTCCACTGCTGGTCGACGTCGGAGCCTACGACGAGTGTTTCCGGCTGGAGTCGGCGATGGCCTGTCACGAGCGGGTTCGCGAGATCTACCGCGCGGCGGACGCAGGCGACCACCTCGAGCTCGACCTGTTCCCCGGCGGGCACGGCTGGGGCGGCAACCGGTCCGTGGCGTTCTTCTCCCGGCACCTCGGGCTCGGCCGATGA
- a CDS encoding ABC transporter substrate-binding protein, which translates to MTRRSLLKGALAAGAAVAGGSVLGSCGQAPNFNRGVKKTLNFWAFTDSRIAWQKKAFELYKKEKNPDFEINWLILPFTQMHDQLLITAQAGSGGPDMADVEISQFPRYIKGDVLFVDLAAKLKQMGEWDNLYHPSATDPWTWRGRTYGIGNELNACLLSYRWDVWKKAKVDTNISTWEHFAEEAKRFHRDTGSYLIDQAYLDWSQWWMQTLQQRGGFFHPNGHPALDTPEGVRTLTWMQNAMKAGWSTLRPTGQSYNVALSQGKIASLIGPSWQFSGYVQQNIPETKGKWHLMPFPRWEADSGARTATWGGTGVTVLKTGKYAEEARDFVLFAHTSARALLDDFEIRQVWPTYKPAFADKRLSQPLPFFDNQRVGALIHQVSPEIPTAYMSPYWPETTSTFVRVGLTPPMQNLRMSPRSALTAAQRESADTISFVTA; encoded by the coding sequence GTGACCAGAAGGTCGCTGCTCAAGGGGGCCTTGGCGGCGGGAGCTGCGGTCGCCGGCGGGTCGGTTCTGGGTAGCTGTGGCCAGGCGCCGAACTTCAATCGCGGGGTGAAGAAGACCCTTAATTTCTGGGCATTTACCGACTCGCGGATCGCCTGGCAGAAGAAAGCGTTCGAGCTGTACAAGAAAGAGAAGAATCCGGACTTCGAGATCAACTGGCTCATCCTGCCGTTCACGCAGATGCACGACCAGTTGCTCATTACCGCCCAGGCCGGATCCGGCGGCCCGGACATGGCCGACGTCGAAATCAGTCAGTTCCCCCGTTACATCAAGGGGGACGTTCTTTTTGTCGATCTGGCGGCAAAGCTCAAGCAGATGGGTGAATGGGACAACCTCTACCATCCGTCCGCGACCGACCCCTGGACCTGGCGCGGCCGTACGTACGGCATCGGCAACGAACTGAACGCCTGCCTGCTCAGCTACCGCTGGGACGTGTGGAAGAAGGCGAAGGTCGACACCAACATCTCCACCTGGGAGCACTTCGCCGAGGAGGCGAAGCGCTTCCACCGTGACACCGGCAGCTACCTGATCGACCAGGCCTACCTCGACTGGAGCCAGTGGTGGATGCAGACGCTGCAGCAACGCGGTGGCTTCTTCCACCCGAACGGCCATCCGGCCTTGGACACCCCCGAGGGCGTCCGCACGCTGACGTGGATGCAGAACGCGATGAAGGCCGGGTGGTCGACCCTCCGACCGACGGGTCAGTCCTACAACGTCGCGCTGTCGCAGGGCAAGATCGCCTCGCTGATCGGCCCGTCCTGGCAGTTCAGCGGGTACGTCCAGCAGAACATCCCGGAGACCAAGGGCAAGTGGCACCTGATGCCGTTCCCGCGGTGGGAGGCGGACAGCGGCGCGCGCACCGCGACCTGGGGCGGCACCGGCGTGACGGTGCTCAAGACCGGCAAGTACGCCGAAGAGGCCCGCGACTTCGTGTTGTTCGCGCACACGTCGGCGCGGGCGCTGCTGGACGACTTCGAGATCCGGCAGGTGTGGCCGACCTACAAGCCCGCGTTCGCCGACAAGCGGCTGTCCCAGCCGCTGCCGTTCTTCGACAACCAGCGGGTGGGCGCCTTGATCCACCAGGTCTCACCGGAGATTCCCACCGCGTACATGTCGCCGTACTGGCCGGAGACCACCAGCACCTTCGTGCGGGTGGGCCTCACCCCGCCGATGCAGAACCTGCGCATGTCGCCGCGGTCGGCGCTGACCGCGGCGCAACGGGAGTCGGCGGACACCATCAGCTTCGTGACGGCGTAG
- a CDS encoding carbohydrate ABC transporter permease, with product MATSTLSARVSRPLAPARTWWWRRQRKVAPYLFIAPFFLLFLVFGLYPIVYSFILSFTKGFGFEHRTFVGLGNYIHLMSDPRFLMALRNTTIYALGSVVLIGGLSLLIALAINSRSVRWKTFYRTAFFFPVLTSEVVITVIAARILDDQFGLLNTALGWFGVGPFAWLTDPKLVMLAIVLIGVWTWTGINALYWMAGLNGIDDDLYEAASIDGASSWQAFRHITLPLLKPIALFVVLQAIIGSYNLFALPFLLTNGGPSDASLTVTLYIYNQGFQFFNVGYASAIAYVMTFFLLIVSLVNIKVFRGRSAPGE from the coding sequence ATGGCGACGTCGACATTGAGTGCGCGCGTGTCCCGACCGCTGGCCCCGGCGCGGACGTGGTGGTGGCGACGACAGAGGAAGGTGGCGCCCTATCTGTTCATCGCGCCGTTCTTTCTGCTGTTCCTGGTGTTCGGCCTGTATCCGATCGTCTACTCGTTCATCCTGAGCTTCACCAAGGGCTTCGGGTTCGAGCACCGGACGTTCGTGGGACTGGGCAACTACATCCACTTGATGTCCGACCCGCGGTTCCTGATGGCGCTGCGCAACACCACCATCTACGCGCTCGGCAGCGTGGTCCTGATCGGCGGCCTGTCCCTGCTGATCGCACTGGCCATCAACTCCCGGTCGGTGCGCTGGAAGACGTTCTACCGGACCGCGTTCTTCTTCCCGGTGCTGACCTCGGAGGTGGTCATCACCGTGATCGCCGCCCGGATCCTGGACGATCAGTTCGGTCTGCTCAACACTGCGCTCGGATGGTTCGGCGTCGGGCCGTTCGCCTGGCTGACCGACCCGAAGCTGGTGATGCTCGCCATCGTGCTGATCGGTGTGTGGACCTGGACCGGCATCAACGCGTTGTACTGGATGGCCGGCCTCAACGGCATCGACGACGACCTCTACGAGGCGGCCTCGATCGACGGGGCCAGCAGTTGGCAGGCGTTCCGTCACATCACCCTGCCGCTGCTGAAGCCGATCGCGTTGTTCGTGGTCCTGCAGGCGATCATCGGCTCGTACAACCTGTTCGCCCTGCCGTTCCTGCTGACCAACGGTGGGCCGTCGGACGCGTCGCTCACGGTGACGCTCTACATCTACAACCAGGGCTTCCAGTTCTTCAACGTCGGCTACGCGAGTGCGATCGCCTACGTGATGACGTTCTTCCTGCTGATCGTGTCGTTGGTCAACATCAAGGTCTTCCGCGGCAGGTCCGCGCCCGGCGAGTGA